The Belonocnema kinseyi isolate 2016_QV_RU_SX_M_011 chromosome 10, B_treatae_v1, whole genome shotgun sequence genome has a window encoding:
- the LOC117181314 gene encoding uncharacterized protein LOC117181314: MAANNVAIDFIDELVPVLKIFIKDTRIVQDIYLSSFKCTEIITKVLAERETEKTVEDLQKNKFSVLIDESTDNSSTKLMCVLVRYFAPEENKTLTKLLDLLEVDSKDGTPENLNATFKTKMEERGVTLTNIVSLASDNASVMVGCNNSFYTCLKANVPKLILMNCVCHSFALAGNSSCKVMPESCEYLVKAIATYVTSSPKGTAEPKEFQEFINNEFHMILKLATTRWFSFKHCIHRI, encoded by the coding sequence ATGGCTGCAAATAACGTCGCAATTGACTTTATTGATGAATTGGTtccagttttgaaaatatttattaaagatacAAGAATAGTACAAGATATATATCTTTCTAGTTTCAAGTGTACTGAGAttataacaaaagttttggcAGAACGCGAGACTGAGAAAACAGTAGaggatttgcaaaaaaataaattttcagttttaattgatGAGTCCACTGACAACAGTTCAACAAAACTTATGTGCGTGCTAGTAAGATATTTTGCACCGGAAGAAAATAAAACTCTAACGAAATTACTAGATTTACTTGAAGTTGATTCTAAAGATGGTACCCCAGAAAACCTTAAtgcaacttttaaaacaaaaatggaagaaagAGGAGTAACTCTTACAAATATTGTAAGTCTTGCTTCTGACAATGCGTCTGTCATGGTGGGCTGCAATAACTCTTTTTACACATGTTTGAAGGCAAATGTACCAAAGTTGATCTTGATGAATTGTGTTTGTCACAGTTTTGCTTTAGCTGGTAACAGTAGTTGCAAAGTTATGCCTGAATCTTGCGAATATTTAGTCAAAGCTATTGCAACTTATGTTACCTCAAGTCCTAAAGGCACTGCCGAGCcaaaggaatttcaagaatttataaataatgaatttcacATGATTTTAAAACTTGCAACTACGAGATGGTTTTCATTTAAACACTGTATTCATCGAATATGA